From one Mobula hypostoma chromosome 28, sMobHyp1.1, whole genome shotgun sequence genomic stretch:
- the praf2 gene encoding PRA1 family protein 2 isoform X3: MARHSEVQLPPFRTMDDFLCSSARFSLPDIKDPLRWNNRVINNLLYYQTNYLATVAGILLLVGYIEPLKTLLGGAVVCLFFLGFVWSAENKAVVRRLRRNHPGLCVLAVLAASYCLLSLLGGVAVFLFGITFPMLLILIHASLRLRNLKNKIENKIESIGLKRTPMGILLEALGQEQEAGS, from the exons ATGGCTCGGCACTCCGAGGTACAGCTTCCGCCGTTCCGCACAATGGACGACTTCTTGTGCAGCTCGGCGCGATTCAGCCTGCCCGACATTAAGGATCCATTAAGGTGGAACAACCGGGTGATCAATAACCTGCTCTACTACCAGACCAACTACCTGGCAACTGTCGCCGGCATCCTCCTGCTGGTCGG GTACATCGAGCCGCTGAAGACTCTGCTGGGTGGGGCAGTCGTCTGCCTCTTCTTCCTGGGCTTCGTGTGGTCAGCCGAGAACAAGGCGGTGGTGCGGCGCCTGCGTAGAAACCACCCCGGCCTCTGCGTACTGGCCGTGCTGGCCGCCAGCTACTGCCTGCTGTCCCTCCTCGGAGGGGTGGCTGTCTTCCTATTTGGCATCACTTTTCCCATGCTCT TGATCCTCATCCACGCCTCTCTCCGCCTGCGGAACCTGAAGAACAAGATCGAGAACAAGATCGAGAGCATCGGCCTGAAGCGCACCCCGATGGGCATCCTCCTCGAGGCCCTGGGtcaggagcaggaggcagggtcATAG